The Eriocheir sinensis breed Jianghai 21 chromosome 4, ASM2467909v1, whole genome shotgun sequence genomic interval aaatgtatattttctttttcccttgtttatccccgaacaccagtctccaataacaacttaagccggatcacgctaccagggatacgagacggtgagatcatttatggagtaattaatgagtgataaaagagttgttttaatacaagctaatgcaaatgaaataaaaaaaagtaaaaattgaaatacaagaaaagaaggatccaaaaaCTCTTCTATGTGTCCAAGACAATACTTACTGAGTTGTGTTTCTTGGGTGCAGGCATTAATACATGTTCTGCATCCTGTCTCTACATTCTCTTTCATCagattataattcttttttttcaagtttactcccctttttatttctctggccATCCACGGCGGATCCACgacaccatttactcgcctgggtttcgtaggcactgcagccttctctacccccaaaagcttatctttgaagtcattccacacgttgtcgattgtattgtcggtgaggttaaatTGGTCCCAGGTcacagggggaagcagctcatgggctacgttgaaatttgctttttgtagtctggtatcactgacggattgtctatgagtttgtgacttatgttgacatgtTGATCATGTTCCAATAAAAGTAACACTTGATACTCAAAAGAAGATTTCTGAAACAAAAGAAGTAGTTTTTccaggtacaggtaactctcaatttatacgagtttggtttacacgttttttaaataacgcggggtccaaaatccaaatgaatgtttaattcacacgtttttttcacttatacgcgatattttatggagtgtccaccagatgtctcactcaactggactcacacggcgccgcggccacacagctgagctcagttcttcccgttcgccacttgaacaacaatacagtacccacgctgccacgctactcaacaacaacaacaccctcgctgctgtgctaccacgaggggaagggcagccagaggaggaaccacgagagggagaggagtcagagtgatacagtaggcaataaaggtacaaacctacctcttgtttgatttacagtgtttttgatttacatgacctcttcaaggacacaatactcacgtaaatcgagagttacctgtatacatATATCACTCATTCATAAATTTCTCACCCTATGATCTAAAAGGCTGAAAGTTAAAACATCAGGCTCTGCAGTGATGAGCTGGCGAGGCTCCTTGAGGGGGAAGTCACCAAGGGCACGAGAGGTGGCCAGCACCCCTGCCACACGCCCCACCCCAGTGAAGCTCATGAAGCCACCAGCCTCCTTGATGCGGCGACACTCCttcagctggagagagagagagagagagagagagagagagagagagagagagagagagagagagatgcacacacacacacacacacacacacacacacacacacacacatagacacacacacagagagagagagagagagagagagagagagagagagagagagagagagagagagagagagagagagagagagttaacagaTACCCCAAAATAACTGATAgtactgtataaaaaaaaataatgctgcCGGTTCTAGAAGTTTTATCAGTCGTACTTCTGATGGGCATAGTATATCCACGTTAAACTgggcgatggggtagtggcggctgcggggttagcctagccccgcaccttgccacacactctcaacacctctcgcttcctctgcagccgccactaccccatagaccagtttcacatggaaaactatagcatcgatcgccgccattggtaacgatcaaaacaaacaaaacgactgtgaaagcggcccttagtatcTCATAGCAAGATCTGCTGACTTGGCCTCCTCCATCcagggttgtctcttacagaaacaatgcAGTGAGCCCGGCCTGTCTGAGAAGCGTGCCATACCCCTATACAGTCAAAGTTGGTGTTCACAGACTTTGTAGGTAATAGGCATCaaatcagtctcatggagtaatcactggtttgacacaaagacagagagtgtgtgtgtgtgtgtgtgtgtgtgtgtgtgtgtgtgtgtgtgtgtgtgtgtgtgtgtgtgtggaaagtttggtttagtcggcgcaacatctgtggtcatatgccggagagacagaaggggaaggaattatagaaggtaacagaccccaggagacgggacacaacccccgattaatacctggtacccattcactgctgggtggacaggggcgtagggtatcggaaaagccgcccaaattttaccactccgcctgggaatcgaacccgggctctctcggttgtgagccgagtgtgctaaccactgcaccacgaagcccctgtgtgtgtgtgtgtgtgtgtgtgtgtgtgtgtgtaaggatcctcCAAAGTATAGAAAGTAACATATCCTTGGTTACTGATAAAATTTGTCTACTAATAATTACCAGTTGAGTAAACATTTTTTCTACCACAGTGGGAACAAACACGTACTTGGTTAGGCTTGTGGTCAAAGGAGAGGTATGGTGGACCCCTTGAGGTCTGCCATCACTGCACGAGAGTCTCCCACGTTGCCGATAACCAGAAGCTCCCCATCCAGGACAGCCACCACCGCTGTCGACCCTAATGGAGAAAAGAGGTTGAGTGGGAGGCGTAAGGGAGCATCATGTAGATAACAATGATGTGTAAACAATATATCATTTTTGTGTAAGATACAAAAAATATAACCTAGCAAGAATCGGCTGGAAATTGTCGATGAAGACCAAAATGAAGTGAAACAAAGGCCTGTGGGATATACAGTCAGGGATAGGGTAAGGAAGATTCTCTGGGTAACACCTATCAAACACTGACATTCTTCTATTTAAACACTGACATTCTTCTCTCAAACACGGTCATTCTATCAGACATTTTCACTCTCTCAATAACTGTCATTCTTCTATTTGAACACTGACATTCTTCTCTCAAACACGGTCATTCTATCAGACATTTTCACTCTCAATAACTGTCATTCTTCTATTTGAACACTGACATTCTTCTCTCAAACACGGTCATTCTATCAGACATTTTCACTCTCTCAATAACTGTCATTCTTCTATTTGAACACTGACATTCTTCTCTCAAACACGGTCATTCTATCAGACATTTTCACTCTCTCAATAACTGTCATTCTTCTATTTGAACACTGACATTCTATCAAGCAGTGTTATTACTCTATAAAACACCCATTTTATCAACTGTGTCATTCTTCATCAAACATCCATTCTATTAAGTGCCATTCTTCTGTCAAACATCCATTCTATCAAGTGTCATTCTTCTGTCAAACATCCATCCTACCAAACACTGTAATTCTTTCTCAAACATCCTTCCTATTAAGTGCCATTCTTCTGTCAAACATCCATCCTACCAAACATTGTCATTCTTTCTCAAACATCCATTCTATTAAGTGCCATTCTTCTGTCAAACATCCATCCTACCAAACATTGTCATTCTTTCTCAAACATCCATTTCATCCAACACTGCACTCAAGAGCTGAAGGGAGATGACTTAGGACAGGTACACACCAGACATGTCGGTACGAGCCTTGCAGTGGGCTACAACCTGGCGGTCCACAGCCAAGATTTGGTCGGTGAGGAGGCGTGTGTAATTAATGTTGTTAAGAACATCGATGTAACTGGAATCATTGAGAGTCCCACACCCTGCCCCTGAGCCCGAACCCGCTCCTgtccctgccgcctcctccttcttatccttagACCCCGAAGGCGAGTTCAGGGACAAACGGCGTAGGTTGACAGTAGTGTAAGTGTCATCCTTTTTTAGTGGTATCGAGTCGTCTTTGGATGACGATGAGGGTGAGGTGgttgtagaagtagaagaagggatGGCAGATGTAGACGAGAGGTTCTCTACGCATGAGCCTGCTCCCGTCACTCCCGTCGTTGCTGCGGGTGACTTGGCCTCTGacccctttccctccttgtcGGTAGGGGGTGCGATTTTCTCCTGGGCATTCTGAGAGTCCACCGCCTTCCCTGCTAAGCTATTGGGAGTGCTGACCttgctgctgttattgttgttattgttgatggtcGTGGGTGTAACGGGGCATGTTTCTCCGTTCTCCTTTGAGGCGTCTTCACCCACTGGCCATCGTTTCTCAGCCTTGCCGTTGTTGTTACAGCCTCGTGTCTTTGTGTTGGTTTTGGTTTCGCCATTGCcactatttttgttattgttgttgttgttgttactgttgctgcTGCCGCTTCCGCTGTTACCTTGCGTCCCTCCAGCTGCAGGTATTTGATTG includes:
- the LOC126982125 gene encoding LOW QUALITY PROTEIN: uncharacterized protein LOC126982125 (The sequence of the model RefSeq protein was modified relative to this genomic sequence to represent the inferred CDS: inserted 2 bases in 1 codon) produces the protein MSQAPQDPFRNYGDVEVYGEFVKDNLFQTTIDKIKQLCNQIPAAGGTQGNSGSGSSNSNNNNNNNKNSGNGETKTNTKTRGCNNNGKAEKRWPVGEDASKENGETCPVTPTTINNNNNNSSKVSTPNSLAGKAVDSQNAQEKIAPPTDKEGKGSEAKSPAATTGVTGAGSCVENLSSTSAIPSSTSTTTSPSSSSKDDSIPLKKDDTYTTVNLRRLSLNSPSGSKDKKEEAAGTGAGSGSGAGCGTLNDSSYIDVLNNINYTRLLTDQILAVDRQVVAHCKARTDMSGSTAVVAVLDGELLVIGNVGDSRAVMADLKGSTIPXSFDHKPNQLKECRRIKEAGGFMSFTGVGRVAGVLATSRALGDFPLKEPRQLITAEPDVLTFSLLDHRAHFIILATDGLWDVMSNDEAVAFVRDHLHEPDHGAKALTMHAFHRGSQDNITVAILNVSKLLRK